In Camelina sativa cultivar DH55 chromosome 16, Cs, whole genome shotgun sequence, a single window of DNA contains:
- the LOC104754030 gene encoding dihomomethionine N-hydroxylase — MDYYLNNVIFSIVLTFSISLNILFLIQSAVDRFFGGRKQLPPCPRGFPIIGNLVGMLKNRPTSKWIVRVMNDMKTDIACFRFGRVHVIAITSDIIAREVVREKDAVFADRPDSYSAEYISGGYNGVVFDEYGERQKKMKKVMSSELMSTKALNLLLKVRNLESDNLLAYVLNLYNKSESKTRNGVVVNVREIVCTHTHNVKMRLLFGRRNLKEATIDGSLGLIEKEHFDAIFKALDCFFSFYIADYYPFFRGWNLQGEETELREAVDVIANYNKMIIDEKIELWRGENKNCDNAKIKDWLDILFTLKDANGNPLLTPQEITHLSVDLDVVGIDNSVNVIEWTLAEMLNQREILDKAVEEIDMVVGKDRLVQESDVPNLNYVKACCRETFRLHPTNPFLVPHMARHDTTLAGYFIPKGSHILVSRPGVGRNPKTWDEPLIYRPERHITGKEVMLTEPDLRLVSFGTGRRGCVGAKLGTSMIVTLLGRLLQGFDWTIPPGTTDKIELVESKENLFMANPLMACVKPRLDAVMYPKLRTGPV, encoded by the exons ATGGATTATTATTTGAATAATGTTATCTTCTCGATTGTTCTCacattttctatctctctcaatattttgtttctcataCAAAGCGCTGTAGACCGTTTTTTTGGTGGTCGTAAGCAGCTGCCTCCATGCCCACGAGGATTTCCAATCATTGGGAACTTAGTAGGAATGCTCAAGAACCGACCAACCTCCAAATGGATAGTTCGTGTAATGAACGATATGAAGACGGATATAGCCTGCTTCCGGTTTGGTCGTGTTCATGTCATTGCCATAACATCTGATATAATTGCTCGAGAAGTCGTTAGAGAGAAAGACGCAGTTTTTGCGGACAGGCCAGACTCTTATTCTGCCGAGTATATTAGTGGCGG GTACAATGGGGTAGTGTTCGACGAGTACGGAGAGAggcaaaagaagatgaagaaagtgaTGTCGTCAGAGTTAATGTCTACAAAGGCTTTAAACTTATTACTCAAAGTAAGAAACTTAGAATCCGACAACCTCCTCGCCTATGTCCTTAACCTATACAACAAAAGTGAGTCCAAGACAAGAAACGGAGTTGTGGTGAACGTGAGGGAGATCGTGTGCACTCACACACACAATGTGAAGATGAGACTCTTGTTTGGTCGGAGAAATTTGAAGGAGGCGACGATTGACGGGAGTCTCGGACTTATAGAGAAAGAACATTTTGACGCCATTTTCAAGGCTCTCGATTGTTTCTTTAGCTTCTACATAGCCGATTACTACCCTTTCTTTAGAGGATGGAACCTCCAGGGAGAGGAGACTGAGTTAAGAGAAGCCGTTGATGTTATTGCTAATTACAATAAGATGATTATCGATGAGAAGATAGAGTTGTGGAGAGGGGAGAATAAAAACTGCGATAATGCGAAGATCAAGGATTGGCTCGACATCCTCTTCACCCTTAAAGATGCGAATGGGAACCCGTTGCTTACCCCGCAAGAAATCACGCATCTCTCTGTG GATCTTGATGTAGTAGGGATTGATAATTCAGTGAATGTAATTGAGTGGACACTTGCGGAAATGTTGAACCAGAGAGAGATTCTAGATAAAGCGGTGGAAGAGATCGATATGGTTGTCGGAAAAGATCGACTTGTTCAAGAATCTGACGTACCAAATCTAAACTACGTCAAAGCTTGTTGCAGAGAAACCTTCAGACTTCACCCTACCAATCCTTTCCTCGTCCCTCACATGGCACGGCACGACACAACTCTCGCTGGATATTTCATCCCAAAAg GCAGTCATATTCTAGTGAGTCGTCCTGGTGTTGGTCGAAACCCTAAGACATGGGATGAGCCACTCATCTACAGGCCCGAGCGCCACATAACCGGCAAGGAAGTGATGTTGACTGAACCAGACTTACGACTTGTTTCATTTGGAACTGGTAGGCGCGGCTGCGTTGGAGCGAAGCTTGGAACCTCCATGATTGTTACGTTGTTGGGTAGGCTTCTCCAAGGGTTCGACTGGACCATTCCTCCTGGTACGACGGACAAAATCGAGCTAGTCGAGTCGAAAGAAAACTTGTTCATGGCTAATCCTTTGATGGCTTGTGTGAAGCCCAGATTAGATGCCGTCATGTACCCGAAACTCCGGACCGGACCAGTTTGA
- the LOC104754028 gene encoding organic cation/carnitine transporter 2: ISEWNLQCAGSFVKGLPESSFFVGCLIGGLVLSTLADSSLGRKNMLFLSCLVMAISTMLTVFSPNIWVYAVLRFVNGFGRATIGTCALVLSTELVGKKWRGRVGVMSFFGFMLGFLSLPLMAYINRGSSWRILYIWTSIPTIIYCVLVRFLVCESPRWLFVRGRREEAISILKRVASIPSSTDVNIGGAISMSFSSLPFEEEEQKPSNVNIFTTMKALVEKRWALKRLSAVMAIAFGIGLVYYGMPLALSNLDFNIYLSAAFNALMDLPANLITLFLVDKLSRRNALIGFTALGGISSVLIFALQNMRIRNHGALQLALELISYFSACSAFNMEMIYTIELFPTCVRNSAIAMARQALVLGGVFSPIMVAAGRKNGVWSFGLFGLAIGLMGLFAVGLPETRGSDLCDTMDEEECKDQRSKNDITDRVIVA; this comes from the coding sequence ATATCCGAATGGAATCTCCAATGCGCCGGCTCGTTCGTCAAAGGCTTACCGGAGAGTTCTTTCTTCGTCGGATGTTTAATCGGAGGTTTGGTTCTCTCAACACTTGCTGATTCTTCCTTGGGTCGTAAAAACATGCTCTTTCTGTCGTGTCTCGTGATGGCGATATCAACGATGCTAACGGTTTTCTCACCCAACATTTGGGTTTACGCTGTTCTACGATTCGTTAACGGGTTTGGTCGAGCGACGATAGGTACGTGTGCGCTTGTGCTTTCGACTGAATTGGTTGGGAAGAAATGGCGAGGACGAGTCGGAGTCATGAGCTTTTTCGGATTCATGCTTGGTTTCTTGTCTCTTCCCCTGATGGCTTACATAAACAGAGGAAGCTCGTGGAGGATTCTCTACATATGGACGTCGATTCCGACAATAATCTACTGCGTTCTTGTTCGGTTTTTGGTCTGTGAGTCTCCAAGGTGGCTCTTCGTTAGAGGTCGTAGAGAAGAAGCTATTTCGATTCTCAAAAGGGTTGCTTCGATTCCGTCGTCTACTGATGTAAACATTGGTGGTGCAATATCCATGAGCTTTTCGAGCTTACCATTCGAAGAGGAGGAGCAGAAGCCTAGTAATGTTAACATCTTCACGACCATGAAGGCGTTGGTGGAGAAGAGATGGGCGCTTAAGAGATTATCCGCGGTAATGGCCATTGCGTTCGGTATTGGTTTGGTCTATTACGGGATGCCTTTAGCGTTATCGAATCTCGATTTCAACATCTATTTAAGTGCCGCGTTTAATGCGTTGATGGATTTACCGGCGAACCTCATCACGCTTTTCCTCGTCGATAAACTCAGCAGGAGAAACGCGCTTATCGGATTTACGGCGTTAGGAGGGATCTCTAGCGTTCTCATATTTGCGTTACAGAATATGAGAATCCGGAACCACGGGGCGTTACAATTGGCACTAGAGCTAATTTCCTACTTTAGCGCTTGTTCGGCTTTTAACATGGAGATGATCTACACAATCGAGTTGTTTCCGACATGTGTGAGAAACTCAGCAATTGCAATGGCTAGGCAGGCGTTGGTGCTTGGAGGGGTTTTCAGCCCTATCATGGTAGCGGCTGGTCGGAAAAACGGGGTTTGGTCGTTTGGATTGTTCGGTCTTGCTATAGGTTTGATGGGGTTGTTTGCGGTGGGATTGCCAGAGACTAGAGGGAGTGATCTATGCGACACTATGGATGAGGAAGAGTGCAAAGATCAGCGGAGCAAAAACGATATCACCGATAGGGTGATTGTTGCATGA